From the Pseudarthrobacter sp. MM222 genome, one window contains:
- a CDS encoding uroporphyrinogen-III synthase, translated as MSALNAVAPAVLPGAPGTPEAIAAEEILEKAELPLEGFRIGVTSHRRSQDLIEALERRGAEVLHAPALKIAPVQEDLRLIEDTRAIIDAKPDLCIATTAYGMRRWCEAADTFGIGEQLLETLGATRMFVRGPKARGAVRAAGLADVGISSDETTATLVDMLLAEGVRGKTVAVQLHGYTDVRQLERLRMSGATVLTVTPYRWVKPDGADRLPRLIEAACTGNLDVLTFTSAPAVDAMWSTAHEMGLYKQLVESLKTTVATAVVGPVTAQPLLDAGLQPLVPERFRMGALIRLVCEHLALNHVRRLDTVSGSVELRGRSLRIDGEAVEMAPAPLLLLRALLGAGGAVLSREALSELLELRGSVHALDMTVSRLRSSLPDGRLVETVVKRGYRLRV; from the coding sequence GTGAGCGCGCTCAACGCCGTCGCCCCCGCCGTCCTGCCCGGAGCTCCCGGCACCCCGGAGGCCATCGCCGCCGAGGAGATCCTGGAAAAGGCGGAGCTGCCCCTCGAAGGATTCCGGATCGGCGTCACCTCACACCGGCGCTCCCAGGACCTGATCGAGGCCCTGGAACGGCGGGGTGCCGAGGTGCTGCACGCGCCTGCGCTGAAGATCGCACCGGTGCAGGAGGACCTGCGGCTGATCGAGGACACCCGCGCCATCATCGACGCCAAGCCCGACCTGTGCATCGCCACCACCGCCTACGGCATGCGCCGCTGGTGCGAGGCGGCTGATACTTTCGGGATCGGCGAGCAACTGCTCGAGACCCTCGGCGCAACCCGGATGTTTGTCCGCGGCCCCAAGGCCCGCGGCGCGGTCCGCGCGGCCGGACTCGCCGACGTCGGGATCAGCAGCGACGAAACCACCGCAACCCTGGTGGACATGCTCCTTGCCGAAGGCGTGCGCGGCAAAACCGTCGCGGTCCAGCTGCACGGCTACACCGATGTGCGCCAGCTCGAGCGGCTGCGGATGTCCGGCGCCACCGTCCTGACCGTCACCCCGTACCGCTGGGTCAAGCCCGACGGCGCCGACCGGCTGCCGCGGCTGATCGAGGCCGCCTGCACCGGCAACCTGGACGTGCTGACGTTCACCAGTGCCCCCGCGGTGGACGCGATGTGGAGCACGGCACACGAGATGGGCCTGTACAAACAGCTTGTGGAGAGTCTCAAGACGACAGTCGCCACCGCCGTCGTGGGTCCGGTCACGGCCCAGCCGCTGCTCGACGCCGGGCTGCAGCCGCTGGTCCCGGAACGGTTCCGGATGGGCGCCCTGATCCGGCTGGTCTGCGAGCACCTGGCCCTGAACCACGTCCGCCGGCTGGACACCGTCTCAGGCAGCGTGGAGCTCCGCGGCCGCTCCCTGCGGATCGATGGCGAGGCCGTGGAGATGGCCCCGGCGCCGCTGCTGCTGCTGCGGGCGCTGCTGGGTGCCGGCGGGGCCGTGCTGTCCCGCGAGGCCCTGTCCGAACTGCTGGAGCTGAGGGGGTCCGTGCACGCCCTGGACATGACGGTGAGCCGGTTGCGCTCCTCGCTTCCGGACGGCCGGCTGGTGGAAACCGTGGTCAAGCGCGGCTACCGGCTGCGGGTGTGA
- a CDS encoding RrF2 family transcriptional regulator, with amino-acid sequence MAWTPAGEAVNSARLAEYYKLPGAYLNKQLQALVRAGVMTSVSGPRGGFLLARRPENITVLDVVLALEGPEPAFRCEGILGNSPEADTEMNFVRSCLISQTMRQAELVWRQALARQTIAGIADSMERRFPEDRQKALDFLAADAG; translated from the coding sequence ATGGCGTGGACCCCGGCGGGGGAGGCGGTCAACAGCGCCCGGCTGGCCGAGTACTACAAGCTGCCCGGCGCCTACCTGAACAAGCAGCTGCAGGCCCTGGTCCGCGCCGGCGTGATGACCTCGGTTTCGGGTCCCCGGGGCGGTTTCCTCTTGGCCCGCCGGCCGGAAAACATCACCGTGCTGGACGTCGTCCTGGCCCTGGAGGGACCCGAACCGGCCTTCCGCTGCGAGGGGATCCTGGGCAACAGCCCGGAGGCAGATACGGAAATGAATTTCGTCCGGAGCTGCCTTATTTCGCAGACCATGCGCCAGGCCGAGCTGGTGTGGCGGCAGGCCCTGGCGCGCCAGACCATCGCCGGGATCGCCGATTCGATGGAACGGCGTTTCCCGGAGGACCGGCAGAAGGCGCTGGACTTTCTCGCCGCCGACGCCGGGTAG
- the cobA gene encoding uroporphyrinogen-III C-methyltransferase has protein sequence MQLSIDLTGREILVTGSDTATRQAVRRYEAAGAIVSRLSTPHGASHDGPLPERPFLVAAVDDGQPGWEALLERCRATGIPVAAEPAAGPAGQVTLVGGGPGTTELLTVAAIKALRDADVIFYDRLAPYQELPSLSTAELVDVGKRPGHHPVSQSGIEELMVNAALAGRNVVRLKGGDPYVFGRGGEEVAACVKAGVPVRVISGVTSAISVPAAAGIPVTHREVSHMFTVVSGHAPLTEKEHTHLAGLGGTIVVLMGIGTLHQLAAGLRRAGMRADMPMAVVERGYRPGQRTTIAELGTITTAAADCTNPAVLVIGDVVRVAEANRGSAEAAADLDRLAASLMGA, from the coding sequence ATGCAGCTCAGCATTGATCTCACCGGACGCGAAATCCTGGTCACCGGCTCGGACACCGCCACGCGCCAGGCGGTCCGCCGCTACGAAGCCGCCGGCGCCATCGTCTCCCGGCTCAGCACTCCGCACGGGGCATCGCACGACGGTCCCCTGCCGGAACGGCCCTTCCTGGTGGCCGCGGTCGACGACGGCCAGCCGGGCTGGGAGGCCCTGCTGGAGCGCTGCCGCGCGACCGGCATTCCCGTCGCCGCCGAACCCGCCGCCGGTCCCGCCGGCCAGGTCACCCTGGTGGGCGGCGGGCCGGGAACCACCGAACTACTGACCGTGGCGGCCATCAAGGCGCTGCGCGACGCCGACGTCATTTTCTACGACCGGCTCGCCCCGTACCAGGAACTCCCCTCGCTGAGCACGGCCGAACTCGTGGACGTGGGAAAGCGTCCCGGGCACCACCCGGTCAGCCAGTCCGGGATCGAGGAGCTCATGGTCAACGCGGCCCTCGCCGGCAGGAACGTGGTGCGGCTCAAGGGCGGCGACCCGTACGTGTTCGGCCGTGGCGGCGAAGAAGTGGCGGCTTGCGTCAAAGCCGGCGTGCCGGTCCGGGTCATTTCCGGCGTGACCAGCGCCATCTCGGTCCCCGCAGCGGCCGGGATCCCGGTCACCCACCGCGAGGTCAGCCACATGTTCACCGTGGTCTCGGGCCACGCCCCGCTGACCGAGAAGGAGCACACCCACTTGGCGGGCCTCGGCGGAACCATCGTGGTCCTGATGGGCATCGGCACCCTGCACCAGCTCGCCGCCGGCCTGCGCCGCGCCGGGATGCGGGCAGACATGCCGATGGCCGTCGTCGAGCGGGGTTACCGTCCCGGGCAGCGCACCACCATCGCGGAGCTGGGCACCATCACCACCGCGGCCGCGGACTGCACAAACCCGGCCGTACTCGTGATCGGTGACGTCGTCCGGGTGGCCGAAGCCAACCGGGGCTCCGCCGAAGCCGCGGCCGACCTGGACCGGCTCGCCGCGTCCCTGATGGGGGCGTGA
- a CDS encoding NAD(P)H-quinone dehydrogenase — MTTHPDFSSPRIAILGGGPGGYEAAMVAASLGATVTIIERAGLGGSAVLTDVVPSKTLIATADLMTRVGEAGELGVKFDVDGGDFAPVMRADLKHINDRLLGLARQQSADIQAGLEQQGVRILIGSGKMLDNHTIEVLTADGTETVEADAILLTVGAHPRELPTARPDGVRILNWAQIYNMDELPEELIVVGSGVTGAEFASAYNGLGSKVTLISSRDRVLPGSDTDAAEVLEGVFERRGVKVLSRARAETVERTEDGVVVTLADGSKVTGSHCLVAVGSIPNTAGIGLEEAGVALTESGHIKVDGVSRTSAPNIYAAGDCTGVLALASVAAMQGRIAIAHFLGDSVTPIKLHQVASNIFTSPEIASVGVSEAEIESGKYQGDVVKLSLKSNARAKMRNHKDGFIKIFARKGSGTVIGGVVVGPNASELIFAISIAVKQKLHVDDVASTFTVYPSLSGSISEAARRLHVHM, encoded by the coding sequence GTGACTACGCATCCCGATTTCAGCTCACCCCGCATCGCTATCCTGGGCGGAGGCCCGGGCGGTTACGAAGCCGCCATGGTCGCCGCCTCCCTGGGGGCGACGGTGACCATCATTGAGCGGGCGGGGCTCGGCGGCTCCGCGGTGCTGACCGACGTCGTGCCGTCCAAGACGCTGATCGCGACGGCGGACCTGATGACCCGTGTGGGGGAGGCCGGCGAGTTGGGCGTCAAGTTCGACGTCGACGGCGGTGACTTCGCCCCGGTGATGCGGGCCGACCTCAAACACATCAACGACCGGCTGCTGGGCCTCGCGCGGCAGCAGTCCGCCGACATCCAGGCCGGCCTGGAGCAGCAGGGCGTCCGTATCCTGATCGGCTCCGGCAAGATGCTGGACAACCACACCATCGAGGTCCTCACCGCCGACGGCACCGAGACAGTTGAAGCGGACGCGATTCTGCTCACGGTCGGTGCCCACCCGCGCGAGCTGCCCACCGCGCGGCCGGACGGCGTGCGGATCCTGAACTGGGCCCAGATCTACAACATGGACGAACTCCCCGAGGAACTGATCGTGGTGGGGTCCGGCGTGACCGGCGCCGAGTTTGCCTCCGCCTACAACGGCCTGGGCTCCAAGGTGACGCTGATTTCCAGCCGTGACCGCGTGCTGCCGGGCTCCGACACGGATGCCGCCGAGGTCCTCGAGGGTGTCTTTGAACGCCGCGGCGTCAAGGTGCTCTCGCGCGCCCGCGCCGAGACGGTGGAGCGCACCGAGGACGGTGTGGTGGTCACGCTCGCCGACGGCTCGAAGGTCACCGGCAGCCACTGCCTCGTCGCCGTCGGGTCCATTCCGAACACGGCGGGGATCGGCCTCGAGGAGGCCGGCGTTGCGCTCACCGAGAGTGGCCACATCAAGGTCGACGGCGTCTCCCGCACCAGCGCGCCGAACATCTACGCGGCCGGCGACTGCACCGGTGTGCTTGCCCTGGCCTCCGTGGCCGCGATGCAGGGCCGGATCGCCATCGCGCACTTCCTGGGCGACAGCGTCACCCCCATCAAGCTTCACCAGGTGGCGTCCAACATCTTCACCTCACCGGAAATCGCGTCCGTGGGCGTGTCCGAGGCAGAGATCGAATCCGGCAAATACCAGGGCGACGTCGTCAAGCTGTCGCTGAAAAGCAACGCCCGCGCCAAGATGCGCAACCACAAGGACGGGTTCATCAAGATCTTCGCCCGCAAGGGCTCCGGCACCGTGATCGGCGGCGTCGTGGTGGGCCCGAATGCCTCCGAACTGATCTTCGCGATCTCAATTGCGGTGAAGCAGAAACTGCACGTCGACGACGTCGCCAGCACCTTCACGGTGTACCCGTCGCTGAGCGGTTCCATCTCCGAAGCGGCACGGCGCCTCCACGTCCACATGTAG
- a CDS encoding purine-nucleoside phosphorylase, protein MSNTEFLNTDPFDAARAAADYIAEETGIDSHDVALVLGSGWGEAADLIGETTATLSAAEVPGFSAPSVVGHVGTIRSVLTKEGKRALVLGARTHYYEGKGVRAVVHGVRTAAAAGCKTLVLTNGCGGLNEDWAPGTPVLISDHINLTATSPLEGATFVDLTDLYSARIRDLAREVDSSLDQGVYAQFTGPHYETPAEVQYAKRIGADLVGMSTALEAIAGRHAGMEVFGISLVTNLAAGISPVPLSHEEVLEAGHAAGPRISKLLAEIIAKL, encoded by the coding sequence GTGAGTAATACAGAATTCCTGAACACGGATCCCTTCGACGCCGCCCGCGCCGCCGCCGACTACATCGCCGAGGAGACGGGCATCGATTCCCACGACGTGGCCCTGGTCCTCGGTTCGGGCTGGGGCGAAGCCGCGGACCTGATCGGCGAGACCACCGCCACGCTGTCCGCAGCCGAGGTGCCGGGCTTCTCCGCCCCGTCCGTGGTGGGCCATGTGGGCACCATCCGCTCGGTGCTGACCAAAGAAGGCAAGCGCGCACTGGTCCTGGGCGCGCGGACCCACTACTACGAGGGCAAGGGAGTCCGCGCCGTGGTCCACGGCGTGCGCACCGCCGCGGCCGCCGGCTGCAAGACGCTGGTCCTGACCAACGGCTGCGGGGGGCTGAACGAGGACTGGGCACCGGGCACGCCGGTGCTGATCAGTGATCACATCAACCTCACCGCCACCTCACCGCTGGAGGGTGCCACCTTCGTGGACCTGACAGACCTTTACTCCGCCCGCATCCGGGACCTCGCCCGCGAGGTCGACTCCTCCCTGGACCAGGGCGTCTACGCGCAGTTCACCGGACCGCACTACGAAACCCCCGCCGAGGTGCAGTACGCCAAGCGGATCGGAGCCGACCTGGTGGGCATGTCCACCGCGCTCGAAGCCATCGCGGGACGCCACGCCGGCATGGAGGTCTTCGGCATTTCGCTCGTAACCAACCTCGCCGCCGGCATCAGCCCCGTGCCGCTGAGCCATGAGGAAGTCCTGGAAGCCGGCCACGCCGCGGGTCCCCGCATCTCCAAGCTGCTGGCGGAGATCATCGCCAAGCTTTAG
- a CDS encoding phospho-sugar mutase, with translation MTSPDAELIRLLDEARDWAAQDPDPATAAGLSELIQLTADGVAAARQELADSFSGTLQFGTAGLRAALGPGPNRMNRMVVRRAAAGFTAFLTNAVEQASPGTRPRAVVGYDARYNSEIFAEETAAILTAAGVETFLMPAALPTPLLAYAVRALECDGGVMVTASHNPPQDNGYKVYLGRHAVEESGRGAQIVAPYDALIAARIDAVGALESIVLAKEGWTVLEPSIAADYEAAVAALAVPEHFPARDLKIVLTPMHGVGGATAVSVLNAAGFADVTLVAEQAEPDPDFPTVNFPNPEEPGALDLALEAASRVDADIVLANDPDADRAAVAAKDPDTGAWRMLRGDEVGALLGAHAVARLAAAGGEAPGSVFANSIVSSRLLARIAAAAGYAHEETLTGFKWIARVPGLLYGYEEALGYCVAPFLVRDKDGISAAVLIAEFAAAAKAEGKTIFDTLDELYLVHGLHASDQLSIRVADLGLLDAMMNRLRVSPPESFGGSAVETVVDLAEGSEQLPPTDGLLYLTKDLTRVIIRPSGTEPKLKCYLEVIRSVGSAAELPQARQEARGALDSVLADVREALGL, from the coding sequence ATGACGTCTCCTGATGCCGAACTCATCCGACTGCTGGACGAAGCCCGGGACTGGGCCGCCCAGGACCCGGACCCGGCCACCGCCGCAGGCCTTTCCGAGCTGATCCAGCTCACCGCCGACGGCGTTGCCGCCGCCCGCCAGGAGCTCGCGGACAGCTTCAGCGGCACCCTGCAGTTCGGCACCGCAGGCCTCCGCGCGGCCCTCGGCCCGGGCCCGAACCGGATGAACCGGATGGTGGTGCGGCGCGCCGCAGCCGGCTTCACCGCATTCCTGACGAACGCCGTCGAGCAGGCCTCCCCGGGCACCCGGCCGCGCGCCGTCGTTGGCTATGACGCACGCTACAACTCCGAAATTTTCGCCGAAGAGACGGCGGCAATCCTCACCGCCGCCGGCGTCGAAACCTTCCTGATGCCCGCGGCCCTGCCGACGCCGCTGCTCGCCTACGCGGTGCGGGCACTGGAGTGCGACGGCGGTGTGATGGTCACCGCCAGCCACAACCCGCCGCAGGACAACGGCTACAAGGTCTACCTCGGCCGGCACGCCGTCGAGGAAAGCGGCCGCGGGGCGCAGATTGTCGCACCCTACGACGCCCTGATCGCGGCCAGGATCGACGCCGTCGGCGCCCTGGAGTCCATCGTCCTGGCCAAGGAAGGCTGGACGGTGCTGGAGCCGTCCATCGCGGCCGACTACGAGGCCGCCGTCGCGGCCCTCGCCGTTCCGGAGCATTTCCCTGCCCGGGACCTCAAGATCGTCCTGACCCCGATGCATGGGGTGGGCGGAGCGACGGCCGTGTCCGTCCTCAATGCTGCAGGCTTTGCCGACGTCACCCTGGTCGCGGAGCAGGCGGAGCCGGACCCCGACTTCCCCACAGTGAACTTCCCGAACCCGGAAGAGCCCGGTGCGCTGGACCTGGCCCTCGAGGCTGCGTCCCGGGTGGACGCCGACATCGTTCTCGCCAATGATCCCGACGCCGACCGCGCCGCGGTTGCCGCCAAGGACCCGGACACGGGCGCGTGGCGCATGCTGCGCGGGGACGAGGTGGGAGCCCTGCTGGGCGCGCACGCCGTGGCCCGCCTGGCTGCCGCCGGCGGTGAGGCCCCGGGAAGCGTCTTCGCGAACTCGATCGTGTCCTCGCGGCTGCTCGCGCGGATCGCGGCTGCCGCAGGGTATGCGCATGAGGAAACCCTGACGGGCTTCAAGTGGATCGCGCGTGTGCCGGGCCTGCTCTACGGCTACGAGGAGGCGCTGGGCTATTGCGTCGCGCCGTTCCTCGTCCGGGACAAGGACGGAATTTCCGCCGCGGTGCTGATCGCCGAATTCGCGGCCGCGGCCAAGGCCGAGGGCAAGACCATCTTTGACACGCTGGACGAGCTGTATCTGGTGCACGGACTGCACGCCAGCGACCAGCTCAGCATCCGGGTGGCGGACCTGGGGCTGCTGGACGCCATGATGAACCGGCTGCGCGTGAGCCCGCCGGAATCATTCGGCGGTTCCGCGGTGGAGACGGTCGTGGACCTGGCGGAGGGCAGCGAGCAGCTGCCGCCGACCGACGGCCTGCTGTACCTCACCAAGGACCTCACCCGCGTCATCATTCGCCCCAGCGGGACGGAGCCCAAGCTCAAGTGCTATCTGGAGGTCATCCGCAGCGTCGGCTCTGCCGCGGAGCTGCCGCAGGCGCGGCAGGAAGCGCGCGGCGCCCTGGACAGCGTCCTCGCCGACGTCCGCGAGGCCCTGGGGCTGTAG
- the nirB gene encoding nitrite reductase large subunit NirB — protein MTGQTSSPETAGSPRPETPRHIVVAGGGPAAHRFADAMHSRGLDGWHVTVLTEEAHLPYDRVALSKALTDSNVDLTLGSATMWDHDALSLKTGERVTALDTAGKTVTTAAGTVYPYDELVVATGSDAARLPIAGSELTHVYRTIEDVRAINKEIAELTAKLGRKVNAVTIGGGLLGLESAAGTEQLGATPIVINGSPWLMNTQLDEGAGQALGRLIEAKGFTVHGGVFPSEVLSDDDGQVTGVLMADGRIIDADIVIVAIGVKPRDELFRLANGPETEGIAPQFQLGPRGGVVISDDCSTEVPGIWAIGEVANFGGMCLGLVAPANTMAEIVADRLHGGEATFPGFDTATKLKLSGVDVASFGDAFARTEHALEIVYADPARGVYQKIVTTDDAKTLLGGIFVGDASPYTSLRPMLGRELAAEPGAYLTAAGGGDAPDTELPDDAILCSCNNVSAGTIRDTVNGCGACDGNAPVQELGELKGCTRAGTSCGSCVPMLKKLLETELTKSGVAVSKALCEHIELSRQELFETIRVLELTSFEEVMAKYGTGDGCDICKPTIANILASQNSAYVLDAGRGTLQDTNDRALANMQKDGTYSVVPRIAGGEITPKKLGVIAAVAEKYNLYTKITGGQRIDMFGARLEELPEIWKELVDAGFESGQAYGKSLRTVKSCVGSTWCRFGVQDSVAMAIQLELRYRGLRSPHKLKMGVSGCARECAEARGKDVGVIATADGWNLYVGGNGGATPAHAQLLAKDLDDETLLKYIDRYFMYYIRTADRLQRTARWQEELDGGIKHVEDVVVKDTLGIAAELEAAMAKHVDTYVDEWADTLKDPERLRRFRSFVNAPDQKDDSITFVPDERGQMRPATAEEKALAAEQPVLIGASIPMRPRDENEV, from the coding sequence GTGACCGGACAGACTTCCAGCCCAGAAACAGCGGGTTCACCTCGCCCCGAAACTCCCCGCCACATCGTGGTTGCCGGCGGCGGCCCTGCAGCCCACCGCTTTGCTGACGCCATGCACTCCCGGGGCCTCGACGGCTGGCACGTCACCGTCCTCACCGAGGAAGCACATCTCCCGTACGACCGCGTCGCCCTGAGCAAGGCCCTCACCGACAGCAATGTCGACCTCACCCTCGGCTCCGCCACCATGTGGGACCACGATGCCCTCAGCCTCAAGACCGGCGAGCGCGTCACGGCCCTCGACACTGCAGGCAAGACCGTCACGACGGCGGCCGGCACCGTGTACCCGTACGACGAGCTCGTCGTCGCCACCGGCTCCGACGCGGCCCGCCTGCCCATCGCCGGATCCGAACTCACCCACGTGTACCGCACGATCGAGGACGTCCGGGCCATCAACAAGGAGATCGCGGAGCTGACGGCCAAGCTCGGCCGCAAGGTCAACGCCGTCACCATCGGTGGCGGCCTCCTGGGCCTCGAATCCGCCGCCGGCACCGAACAGCTCGGCGCCACCCCGATCGTCATCAACGGCTCCCCCTGGCTGATGAACACCCAGCTGGACGAAGGCGCCGGGCAGGCCCTCGGCCGCCTCATCGAAGCCAAGGGCTTCACCGTCCACGGCGGCGTGTTCCCCTCCGAGGTCCTCTCCGACGACGACGGCCAGGTCACCGGCGTGCTCATGGCCGACGGCCGGATCATCGACGCCGACATCGTCATCGTCGCGATCGGCGTGAAACCCCGCGACGAACTCTTCCGGCTGGCCAACGGCCCGGAAACCGAAGGCATCGCGCCGCAGTTCCAGCTCGGCCCGCGCGGCGGCGTCGTCATCTCCGATGACTGCTCCACCGAGGTCCCCGGCATCTGGGCCATCGGCGAAGTCGCCAACTTCGGCGGCATGTGCCTGGGCCTCGTGGCCCCGGCCAACACCATGGCGGAGATTGTCGCGGACCGGCTGCACGGCGGCGAAGCGACCTTCCCGGGCTTCGACACCGCCACCAAGCTCAAGCTCTCCGGCGTCGACGTCGCCAGCTTCGGTGACGCTTTCGCCCGGACCGAGCACGCCCTCGAGATCGTCTACGCCGACCCGGCCCGCGGCGTCTACCAGAAGATCGTCACCACGGACGATGCCAAGACCCTGCTCGGCGGCATCTTCGTCGGCGACGCCTCGCCGTACACGAGCCTGCGCCCCATGCTGGGCCGCGAACTGGCCGCCGAACCCGGCGCGTACCTTACCGCCGCCGGCGGCGGCGACGCCCCGGACACGGAGCTTCCGGACGACGCCATCCTGTGCTCCTGCAACAACGTCTCCGCCGGAACCATCCGCGACACCGTCAACGGCTGCGGAGCCTGCGACGGCAACGCTCCCGTCCAGGAGCTCGGCGAGCTGAAGGGCTGCACCCGGGCCGGCACCAGCTGCGGTTCGTGTGTGCCGATGCTCAAGAAGCTGCTGGAAACCGAACTGACCAAGTCCGGTGTAGCAGTCTCCAAGGCACTCTGCGAACACATCGAGCTCTCCCGCCAGGAACTCTTCGAGACCATCCGCGTCCTGGAACTCACCTCCTTCGAGGAGGTCATGGCCAAATACGGCACCGGCGATGGCTGCGACATCTGCAAGCCGACGATCGCCAACATCCTGGCCAGCCAGAACAGCGCCTACGTCCTTGACGCCGGCCGCGGCACCTTGCAGGACACCAACGACCGCGCCCTGGCCAACATGCAGAAGGACGGCACATACTCGGTGGTCCCCCGCATCGCCGGCGGTGAAATCACCCCGAAGAAGCTCGGCGTCATCGCCGCCGTGGCCGAGAAGTACAACCTGTACACCAAGATCACCGGCGGCCAGCGCATCGACATGTTCGGCGCCCGGCTGGAGGAGCTTCCGGAGATCTGGAAGGAACTCGTGGACGCCGGCTTCGAATCCGGCCAGGCCTACGGCAAGAGCCTGCGCACGGTGAAGTCCTGCGTCGGTTCCACCTGGTGCCGCTTCGGTGTCCAGGACTCGGTGGCCATGGCCATCCAGCTGGAACTGCGCTATCGCGGCCTCCGCAGCCCGCACAAGCTCAAGATGGGTGTCTCCGGCTGTGCCCGCGAATGCGCCGAGGCCCGCGGCAAGGACGTCGGCGTCATCGCTACCGCGGACGGCTGGAACCTTTACGTCGGCGGCAACGGCGGTGCCACCCCGGCGCACGCCCAGCTGCTGGCCAAGGATCTCGACGACGAAACGCTGCTCAAGTACATTGACCGCTACTTCATGTACTACATCCGCACCGCCGACCGCCTGCAGCGCACCGCGCGGTGGCAGGAGGAGCTCGACGGCGGCATCAAACACGTCGAGGACGTGGTGGTGAAGGACACCCTGGGCATCGCCGCGGAACTCGAAGCGGCAATGGCCAAGCACGTGGACACCTACGTGGACGAGTGGGCCGACACCCTGAAGGACCCGGAGCGCCTCCGCCGGTTCCGCTCCTTCGTCAACGCCCCGGACCAGAAGGATGACTCCATCACCTTCGTCCCGGATGAGCGCGGCCAGATGCGCCCGGCCACTGCAGAAGAGAAGGCGCTGGCCGCCGAACAACCAGTCCTGATCGGGGCTTCCATCCCCATGCGGCCCCGCGATGAGAACGAGGTATAG
- the nirD gene encoding nitrite reductase small subunit NirD — protein MTAVLESAARNFVEHPSFGTGWHRVCAVEELEPAWGEAAMIAGRQVALFRTAAGEVYAVAQEDPATGAHVMARGITGSRGARPTLASPLHKEVYDLETGECLGTPGLRLETFSTRIVAGYIEVEL, from the coding sequence ATGACTGCCGTACTTGAGAGCGCAGCACGGAACTTTGTGGAACACCCCAGCTTTGGAACCGGCTGGCACCGAGTGTGCGCCGTGGAGGAGCTGGAGCCCGCCTGGGGCGAGGCAGCCATGATCGCGGGACGCCAGGTGGCATTGTTCCGCACCGCTGCCGGTGAGGTTTACGCCGTAGCGCAGGAGGATCCGGCGACCGGCGCGCATGTCATGGCCCGCGGTATCACTGGTTCCCGCGGGGCACGACCCACGCTGGCCTCACCGCTGCACAAGGAAGTCTATGACCTGGAAACAGGGGAGTGCCTGGGCACGCCCGGACTCCGGCTGGAGACCTTCAGCACCCGGATTGTGGCCGGGTACATCGAAGTGGAGCTCTGA